One Robbsia sp. KACC 23696 DNA segment encodes these proteins:
- a CDS encoding acyl-CoA dehydrogenase family protein — MSANERYQENTVTAPGDGQTAGIGDAAHPGDAIATLGALPLADLLEMVRARRDAFDAQGYVPRDMVLQMKRAGIYRASTPKRFGGDAKAPADFLRVLEQIAIVDGSTAWVAAFGSANVYLAALPLETQAEIYKGGPDQVFAGGLYPLQPAERVEGGWQVSGQWHFASGCKGADWHGVGIGGTAATGSGAAAGKPLTAVFRAGTLEIVDNWDVFGMEGTGSHDLKATGQVVTDPWTFTRGTAAQIDEPLYRYPAVAYQAQVHAACNVGIARAALDKLIEMSGVTKTTTGAPRLADRTYYRSALAKAEAQWHSARAFFYGAAEAAWTTIQAGDPVSPEQANLLRLSAVHAARTCADIVQEVHRLGGIAAIYRKHPLQKMVRDAMVVTQHAFLNEAVYEGAGSMFVGLTPSMPYP, encoded by the coding sequence ATGAGCGCAAACGAGCGATACCAGGAGAACACGGTGACGGCGCCGGGCGATGGGCAGACGGCAGGCATCGGCGATGCCGCGCATCCCGGCGATGCCATCGCCACGCTTGGCGCACTGCCGCTGGCCGACTTGCTGGAGATGGTGCGTGCACGCCGCGACGCGTTTGACGCGCAAGGGTACGTGCCGCGCGATATGGTGTTGCAGATGAAGCGGGCAGGCATCTATCGCGCGAGCACGCCGAAGCGCTTCGGCGGCGATGCGAAGGCGCCGGCCGATTTCCTGCGCGTGCTGGAGCAGATCGCGATCGTCGACGGTTCGACGGCGTGGGTCGCGGCATTCGGTTCGGCGAACGTCTACCTCGCGGCCCTGCCACTGGAAACGCAGGCGGAGATCTATAAGGGCGGCCCCGATCAGGTGTTTGCGGGCGGACTGTATCCGTTGCAACCGGCGGAACGCGTCGAGGGGGGCTGGCAGGTTAGCGGGCAATGGCATTTCGCCAGCGGCTGCAAGGGCGCGGACTGGCACGGCGTCGGTATCGGCGGGACGGCGGCCACTGGCAGCGGCGCGGCGGCGGGCAAGCCGCTGACGGCGGTGTTTCGTGCCGGTACGCTGGAGATCGTCGACAACTGGGACGTCTTCGGCATGGAAGGCACCGGCAGCCACGATCTGAAGGCGACGGGGCAGGTCGTCACCGATCCTTGGACGTTCACGCGCGGGACGGCGGCGCAGATCGACGAGCCGCTGTATCGCTATCCGGCCGTGGCGTATCAGGCGCAGGTGCATGCCGCGTGTAACGTCGGTATCGCGCGGGCAGCGTTGGATAAGCTGATCGAGATGTCGGGCGTGACGAAGACTACGACCGGCGCACCGCGCCTGGCGGATCGGACCTACTACCGCAGCGCATTGGCCAAGGCCGAGGCGCAATGGCATAGCGCGCGTGCGTTCTTCTACGGCGCGGCGGAAGCGGCATGGACCACGATTCAAGCCGGTGACCCGGTCTCGCCCGAGCAGGCCAATCTGCTGCGTCTGAGCGCGGTTCATGCGGCGCGTACGTGTGCCGATATCGTGCAGGAAGTGCATCGCCTGGGCGGCATCGCCGCGATCTATCGGAAGCATCCGCTGCAGAAGATGGTCCGTGACGCGATGGTGGTTACACAGCACGCCTTCCTGAACGAAGCCGTGTATGAAGGGGCAGGATCGATGTTCGTCGGTTTGACGCCGAGCATGCCTTATCCGTGA
- a CDS encoding MFS transporter, which produces MAQARKSTPGASAGSASKWNLVVALCFGVIVTEGYDSAVMGAIVPALMHYSAWHLGPAEIGAMSSAALFGTLVGCYLVSVIGDFIGRKPLLIGCVALFSLSMVVSALAPSPLLFTLARGIGGLGLGGVISVNAALTVEFSAPERKNFNFALMYSGYFVGALASALVALFFMEHYTWRMVIAVGGLPLLYVPVLMRLLPESPLYLVSRGRVAEARQIATRHGLSLATLVESNHAETSKPSIARLFREIFLSGNFFATTSFWIAQIAAVLNLYGIGTWLPQIMRQMGYNLGSSLAFLATFMLGSGIGGILIGRYADRFGPRKSVLLTYTFGAICLIALSVKSSLVVTYCLIALAGLGTGGVAMVQLGLIANYYAPHARGTATGWAAGVGRFGAMAGPLVGGFILHEQIAVAWNFYIFAAAAICAGIATSIVPPRKANAEEAAAVAEMQRG; this is translated from the coding sequence ATGGCACAAGCAAGAAAAAGCACGCCAGGGGCGTCCGCGGGTTCCGCAAGCAAATGGAATCTCGTCGTCGCACTGTGTTTCGGCGTCATCGTGACGGAAGGCTATGATTCCGCGGTCATGGGCGCGATCGTCCCGGCCTTGATGCATTACAGCGCCTGGCATCTGGGCCCCGCCGAGATTGGCGCCATGAGCAGTGCCGCCTTGTTCGGAACCCTCGTCGGCTGCTATCTGGTGAGCGTCATTGGCGACTTCATCGGGCGCAAGCCGCTGTTGATCGGCTGCGTCGCCCTCTTCTCCCTGTCGATGGTCGTCTCCGCGCTGGCGCCGAGCCCGCTGCTCTTCACCCTGGCACGCGGCATCGGTGGCCTGGGACTCGGCGGCGTCATCTCGGTCAATGCCGCGCTGACCGTCGAGTTCTCCGCGCCCGAGCGCAAGAACTTCAATTTTGCCTTGATGTACTCGGGGTATTTCGTCGGTGCGCTGGCGTCGGCGCTTGTCGCGCTGTTCTTCATGGAGCATTACACCTGGCGCATGGTGATCGCCGTGGGCGGTTTGCCGCTGCTCTATGTGCCGGTGCTGATGCGCCTTCTGCCCGAGTCGCCGTTGTATCTGGTCTCGCGCGGCCGCGTGGCCGAAGCGCGTCAGATCGCCACGCGCCATGGACTGTCGCTTGCGACGTTGGTCGAATCGAATCATGCCGAGACCAGCAAGCCCTCGATCGCCCGACTGTTTCGCGAGATTTTCCTGTCCGGCAATTTCTTTGCGACGACTTCGTTCTGGATCGCGCAAATCGCTGCCGTGCTGAATCTCTACGGCATCGGCACCTGGCTGCCGCAGATCATGCGTCAGATGGGCTATAACCTGGGTTCCAGCCTCGCCTTCCTGGCGACCTTCATGCTCGGCTCCGGAATCGGCGGCATTCTGATCGGTCGCTACGCAGACCGGTTCGGGCCGCGCAAATCGGTGTTGCTGACCTATACGTTCGGCGCCATCTGCCTGATCGCCCTCTCGGTGAAAAGCAGCCTGGTCGTCACGTACTGCCTGATCGCGCTCGCCGGTCTAGGCACCGGCGGTGTCGCGATGGTGCAGCTCGGCCTGATCGCGAATTACTATGCGCCGCATGCGCGCGGCACGGCCACCGGCTGGGCGGCAGGCGTCGGCCGTTTCGGCGCGATGGCCGGACCGCTGGTCGGCGGCTTCATCCTGCACGAGCAGATCGCCGTCGCGTGGAACTTCTATATCTTCGCCGCCGCCGCGATCTGCGCCGGCATCGCCACCTCGATCGTTCCCCCGCGCAAGGCAAACGCCGAAGAAGCAGCGGCCGTCGCCGAGATGCAACGCGGTTGA
- a CDS encoding CaiB/BaiF CoA-transferase family protein produces MKKGTILSLEQATSLPYATQRFVQLGWRVIRVEATGVPGRAGDPNRYIGHDIGAGADRRAGFIAPNVGKEAIALNLKDAAGQQALQRLITALDVDVFCCNVLPKHHAALGVDYATLSAVKPSLIWASISAMGTAFPSVAGYDPIIQATSGLMSLNGDPTREPTLIGVPLTDLKAGDELYAAVLLGLLERTESGAGKRIDISMVQAAMSLLPTVLPLVDLGGAANVLTRSGNAHRQFVPTNVYRTRDGHLYLAIGSNAQWEKLLSIPGFETLQGPMFATLDARTENRLALYARIDAIVEQFTLDALIGHLERLSLPHSRINTVEQAMAHPAAASRLCWTEVAGKRVRLPPMASGGASPAVGADTAPVGSALPSARSNEAAGSAYPSAPHFGEHTRALLAESGLDTADIGALFADGVVQ; encoded by the coding sequence ATGAAAAAAGGGACGATTCTTTCGCTCGAGCAGGCCACGTCGCTGCCTTATGCAACGCAGCGTTTCGTGCAATTGGGATGGCGCGTGATCCGTGTCGAGGCCACCGGCGTGCCTGGTCGTGCCGGCGACCCGAATCGCTACATCGGTCATGATATCGGCGCCGGCGCGGATCGTCGCGCGGGCTTCATCGCGCCGAATGTCGGCAAGGAAGCCATTGCATTGAACTTGAAGGACGCGGCCGGTCAGCAGGCGCTGCAGCGCTTGATTACCGCGTTGGACGTCGATGTGTTTTGTTGCAATGTGCTGCCGAAGCATCATGCCGCGTTGGGCGTCGATTACGCGACATTGTCCGCGGTGAAGCCGTCGCTGATCTGGGCCAGTATCTCCGCGATGGGGACCGCGTTTCCGTCGGTGGCCGGCTATGACCCGATTATTCAGGCGACATCGGGGCTGATGTCGCTGAATGGGGATCCGACGCGCGAGCCGACGTTGATCGGCGTGCCGTTGACGGACCTGAAGGCGGGCGACGAATTGTATGCGGCGGTGCTGTTGGGCCTGCTCGAACGCACCGAGAGCGGGGCGGGCAAGCGCATCGACATCTCGATGGTTCAGGCGGCGATGTCGCTGTTGCCGACGGTGCTCCCGCTCGTCGATCTCGGCGGCGCGGCAAATGTTCTGACGCGGTCCGGCAATGCGCATCGTCAATTCGTCCCGACCAATGTCTATCGCACGCGCGACGGGCATCTGTATCTGGCGATCGGCAGCAACGCGCAATGGGAAAAGCTGTTGTCGATTCCCGGATTCGAGACCTTGCAGGGTCCGATGTTCGCGACGCTCGATGCGCGAACGGAAAACCGCCTGGCTTTGTATGCGCGCATCGATGCCATCGTCGAGCAATTTACCTTGGACGCGTTGATCGGTCATCTGGAGCGTCTGAGCCTGCCCCATAGCCGCATCAATACGGTCGAGCAGGCGATGGCGCATCCGGCAGCGGCTTCACGGCTGTGCTGGACCGAAGTGGCGGGGAAGCGGGTACGCCTGCCGCCGATGGCAAGCGGTGGCGCAAGCCCCGCTGTCGGCGCCGATACGGCGCCGGTGGGGTCAGCGCTACCGTCCGCGCGGTCGAACGAAGCAGCCGGTAGCGCTTATCCGAGCGCGCCGCACTTCGGCGAACATACGCGCGCGCTGCTCGCCGAGAGCGGGCTCGACACGGCGGACATCGGGGCCTTGTTCGCCGACGGGGTGGTGCAATGA
- a CDS encoding enoyl-CoA hydratase/isomerase family protein yields the protein MSDIAPATPESAGPRAGRIVVERDGRMARIVIDAPHKRNSVDGPMLLALADAANTLRHDDDIALVVLCGARGKAFCAGADLDALCVPPLDVTVGYLDRALTDAVSALSAIPMPLVALVEGACIGGGVQLALCADAIIARDDAVFAIPAVQAGMAYPMTALRALASRCGTAATKDFLLFGRRWDAQSALRHGLAQRSGDAAAIADHLAAMRTFVEASPRAATLAYKDILNALAAGTDTTPTGADSTPDRAAQLHQAFAAQRAYLPRLAQFAATRKKEKRE from the coding sequence ATGAGCGATATCGCCCCCGCCACGCCGGAAAGTGCCGGACCGCGCGCCGGCCGCATCGTCGTCGAACGCGATGGCCGAATGGCAAGGATCGTCATCGATGCGCCGCATAAGCGTAACAGCGTCGATGGACCGATGTTGCTGGCGCTCGCCGATGCGGCAAATACCCTTCGGCACGACGACGACATCGCGTTGGTCGTGCTGTGCGGTGCGCGCGGCAAGGCCTTCTGCGCCGGCGCCGATCTCGATGCGTTATGCGTGCCACCGCTCGACGTCACGGTCGGCTATCTGGACCGCGCCCTGACCGATGCCGTATCCGCCTTATCGGCCATCCCGATGCCGTTGGTCGCGCTGGTCGAGGGCGCCTGTATCGGCGGCGGCGTGCAACTCGCCTTATGTGCGGACGCGATTATCGCCCGCGACGATGCGGTGTTCGCGATCCCTGCCGTGCAGGCCGGCATGGCCTATCCGATGACGGCGTTGCGCGCACTCGCGTCGCGCTGCGGCACGGCGGCGACAAAGGACTTCCTACTGTTCGGTCGGCGTTGGGATGCGCAATCGGCGCTGCGGCACGGACTGGCGCAGCGCAGTGGCGACGCGGCGGCCATAGCAGACCATCTTGCGGCGATGCGGACGTTCGTCGAAGCCAGTCCGCGCGCGGCGACGCTCGCCTACAAGGACATCTTGAACGCGTTGGCGGCAGGGACGGACACAACGCCTACGGGCGCGGACAGCACGCCGGATCGGGCAGCGCAATTACATCAGGCCTTTGCGGCGCAACGCGCCTATCTGCCAAGACTCGCGCAATTTGCCGCGACCCGAAAAAAGGAGAAACGCGAATGA
- a CDS encoding LysR substrate-binding domain-containing protein yields MELQQLRQFVEVARLGSVSKAATQLGLSQSYLSQRIGALEGELKRHLFLRHGRGVTLTDAGQRWYDAAVDILQRLDAASEALVDDDRYVTGRIVVGLPPSMILRLSVQVIRAFTARFPNAKLRLIEEMSGSLQTALLENRVDVAFLFNPVLDGTLETTMLSREPICLITRRETVDDLRPQGSPSERDTPNIPLSALADIPLILPAHPHPLRTMIENAAASRGVALNIPYEVEGVDTIVHLVQEGIASTISTAHIMRPSTHALAEGQTADGHAAAPVDAEELIACRIVDPDLSSTLFLAVSAKRASTVLLERTVQLMKEIAGVAG; encoded by the coding sequence ATGGAATTGCAACAACTGCGCCAATTTGTCGAGGTGGCCCGACTGGGCAGCGTCAGCAAGGCGGCGACGCAATTGGGATTGAGTCAGTCCTATCTGAGTCAACGGATCGGCGCGCTCGAAGGGGAGCTGAAACGCCATCTGTTTCTGCGCCATGGCCGGGGCGTCACGCTGACCGATGCAGGACAACGCTGGTATGACGCGGCTGTCGATATCCTGCAACGGCTCGACGCGGCATCCGAGGCGCTCGTCGACGATGACCGATATGTGACCGGGCGCATCGTCGTCGGCTTGCCGCCATCGATGATCTTGCGCTTGAGTGTGCAGGTGATTCGCGCATTTACGGCGCGCTTCCCGAATGCCAAGTTGCGGCTGATCGAGGAGATGTCCGGATCGCTGCAAACGGCATTGCTGGAAAATCGCGTCGACGTGGCTTTCCTGTTCAACCCGGTGCTCGACGGCACGCTCGAGACGACGATGTTGTCACGCGAGCCGATCTGCCTCATCACCCGCCGTGAAACCGTGGACGATCTCCGTCCGCAGGGATCGCCATCGGAACGGGACACGCCGAATATCCCGCTGTCCGCGTTGGCCGATATTCCGCTGATCCTGCCGGCGCATCCGCATCCGTTACGCACGATGATCGAAAACGCCGCGGCTAGTCGTGGCGTCGCACTGAATATTCCGTACGAAGTCGAAGGCGTGGATACGATCGTGCACCTGGTGCAGGAGGGCATCGCCTCGACGATCTCGACGGCGCACATCATGCGTCCGTCCACCCATGCGCTCGCCGAAGGACAGACGGCGGACGGCCACGCGGCGGCGCCCGTCGATGCCGAGGAACTGATCGCCTGCCGCATCGTCGATCCGGACTTGAGCAGCACCTTGTTTCTCGCCGTCTCGGCGAAACGCGCGTCGACGGTATTGCTCGAACGGACGGTGCAACTGATGAAGGAGATCGCCGGCGTTGCCGGCTGA
- a CDS encoding ethyl tert-butyl ether degradation protein EthD, giving the protein MECCLFLEARPTASAGGGSVTIDATALHRMIAALPGGVPGLLKAVVHTPVDGGANDPYLDKETPPVCTLQCYFDSIDQLESACRADGPIATILAHVDTLGAQKFAWVQQTMAVRCYGVPEPTPASNADGAPAQCTYMVSYEGPADDLNAWLRHYIDSHPPIMARFPGIREIEIYSRMDCSNTLAVPFVDVMQRNKVVFDSPAGLDAALTSPVRHEMRADFKAFPPYRGANYHFPMHSVGRLYSAAH; this is encoded by the coding sequence ATGGAATGCTGTTTGTTCTTGGAAGCGCGGCCCACCGCTAGCGCCGGTGGCGGCTCGGTGACGATCGACGCAACTGCGTTACATCGGATGATCGCAGCGCTACCCGGTGGCGTGCCCGGCTTGCTGAAGGCAGTCGTCCATACGCCGGTAGATGGCGGTGCGAACGATCCCTATCTGGACAAGGAAACGCCTCCGGTGTGTACGCTGCAGTGCTATTTCGATAGCATCGATCAATTGGAGTCCGCATGCCGCGCCGACGGTCCGATCGCGACGATCCTCGCGCATGTCGATACGCTCGGCGCGCAAAAGTTTGCGTGGGTGCAACAGACGATGGCGGTCCGGTGCTATGGCGTGCCTGAACCGACGCCTGCGAGCAACGCGGACGGCGCACCGGCGCAATGCACCTATATGGTCAGCTATGAAGGGCCGGCGGACGATCTGAATGCCTGGCTGCGTCATTACATCGATAGTCATCCGCCGATCATGGCGCGCTTTCCCGGGATCCGCGAAATCGAAATCTACTCGCGGATGGATTGCAGCAATACCCTCGCGGTGCCCTTCGTCGACGTCATGCAACGCAATAAGGTCGTGTTCGATTCCCCGGCGGGGCTCGATGCCGCCCTGACCTCGCCGGTACGGCACGAGATGCGCGCGGACTTCAAGGCCTTCCCGCCCTATCGCGGCGCGAATTATCACTTCCCGATGCACAGTGTCGGCCGTCTCTACAGCGCCGCACACTAA
- a CDS encoding aldolase/citrate lyase family protein, with protein MHSHVVRPPVSLQQLFGRTPVGVAEREVDTQGSVGDIDAPVMPPISCAWFMLGSAAMVEIGLTANPDCIVLDRQHGLWERVALEAAVGIARHHVPVVVRVADHTPGAIAEALDAGACSAMVPMVETAEQAEAAVSASRYPPVGTRSAGGVRPLLGGTRVMREDGAWSSVGAMIETRRGVENVEAIAAVPGLAYLFIGTGDLAMSHGDYRDLEQGDRPELKARVDADCLRVLRAAHANGKPCGIFTTRLDDAVAQWRNGFDWVVACSDIDAARKSIVHACTSMDEARKAADVSGDGE; from the coding sequence ATGCACAGTCATGTGGTGCGACCGCCGGTGTCGCTGCAGCAGTTATTCGGTCGTACGCCTGTCGGCGTGGCGGAGCGGGAAGTCGATACTCAGGGTAGCGTGGGCGACATCGACGCGCCGGTGATGCCGCCGATCTCGTGCGCGTGGTTCATGCTCGGCAGCGCGGCGATGGTCGAGATCGGCTTGACGGCCAATCCCGATTGCATCGTCCTCGACCGCCAGCACGGTCTGTGGGAACGCGTGGCATTGGAAGCGGCGGTCGGCATCGCACGTCATCACGTTCCGGTGGTCGTGCGTGTCGCCGATCATACGCCAGGGGCGATCGCCGAAGCATTGGATGCGGGCGCCTGCTCGGCGATGGTGCCGATGGTCGAGACGGCCGAGCAGGCCGAAGCGGCCGTCAGCGCATCGCGTTATCCCCCGGTGGGCACGCGCTCGGCCGGCGGTGTACGGCCCTTGTTGGGCGGCACGCGGGTCATGCGCGAGGACGGCGCCTGGTCGTCCGTCGGCGCGATGATCGAGACCCGACGCGGTGTCGAAAACGTTGAGGCGATCGCCGCCGTGCCCGGTCTGGCCTATCTCTTTATCGGTACCGGCGATCTGGCGATGTCGCATGGCGACTATCGCGATCTGGAGCAGGGCGATCGTCCCGAATTGAAAGCGCGTGTCGACGCCGATTGCCTGCGCGTGCTGCGCGCCGCGCATGCCAACGGCAAGCCTTGCGGCATCTTCACGACACGCCTCGACGACGCGGTCGCACAATGGCGCAACGGTTTCGATTGGGTGGTGGCCTGCAGCGACATCGACGCCGCGCGCAAGAGCATCGTGCACGCCTGTACGTCGATGGACGAGGCGCGCAAGGCCGCAGACGTCAGCGGAGACGGCGAATGA
- a CDS encoding FAD-binding oxidoreductase, with product MSDIGFRASADGEVAARASGDIAGTPAFAAILIDTFGADNVSAGAALGTRRFRDWSDTRGVEPLALLRPRDVDTVSRMLAFCHAHGQTVVTQGGLSGLAGGANLLGGEVALSLERMQAIEEIDAVSGTIRVQAGAILQRVQEAAEAANLMMPLDLGARGSCTIGGNLATNAGGNRVIKYGMARESVLGIEAVLADGTIVSDLHKMIKNNSGYDLKQLLVGSEGTLAVITRAVLRLAPRPRAVSTAWCGLSSFAGVTTLLTQARERLGGGVSAFEVMWPSYYDFVTRHVAGIKAPLAGPHAFHVLLESEGSDPARHAEDVEALLASLMEDGVIDDAVLAASTSDAAALWQVRDATAEFPVLMPGLIGFDISFAIADLESVATECAAVLEARWPGITTLFYGHLGDGNLHLIAHHPAPPPGLEEAVDAAVYDVTRRWRGAVSAEHGIGGKKRAYLTHTRDAGAMAAMRAIKRALDPHNILNPGKVFDLPPDAPSAATRGAVSC from the coding sequence ATGAGTGATATCGGATTTCGGGCCTCGGCCGACGGCGAGGTTGCCGCACGGGCGTCGGGCGACATCGCCGGGACGCCCGCATTCGCCGCGATCCTGATCGATACGTTCGGCGCGGATAACGTCAGTGCCGGAGCGGCGCTCGGCACCCGTCGTTTTCGCGATTGGAGCGATACACGCGGCGTCGAACCGCTTGCCTTGCTGCGGCCGCGCGACGTCGACACGGTATCGCGCATGCTGGCGTTCTGTCATGCACATGGACAAACGGTCGTCACGCAAGGCGGCCTGAGCGGTTTGGCGGGTGGCGCGAACCTGCTGGGCGGCGAAGTCGCATTGAGCCTCGAACGGATGCAGGCGATCGAAGAGATCGATGCAGTGTCCGGCACGATCCGCGTGCAGGCCGGCGCGATTCTGCAGCGCGTCCAGGAAGCCGCCGAAGCAGCGAATCTGATGATGCCGCTCGATCTGGGCGCGCGCGGAAGCTGCACCATCGGCGGCAATCTGGCGACGAATGCCGGTGGCAATCGCGTGATCAAGTACGGCATGGCGCGGGAGAGCGTGCTGGGCATCGAGGCGGTGCTGGCGGACGGCACGATCGTCTCGGACCTGCACAAGATGATCAAGAACAACAGCGGCTATGACCTGAAGCAATTGCTCGTCGGTAGCGAGGGCACGCTGGCCGTCATCACGCGCGCCGTGCTGCGGCTCGCCCCGCGTCCGCGTGCCGTTTCCACCGCCTGGTGCGGCCTCTCGTCCTTCGCGGGCGTGACGACCTTGCTCACGCAGGCACGGGAACGGCTGGGTGGCGGCGTTTCCGCGTTCGAAGTGATGTGGCCGAGCTATTACGACTTCGTCACGCGCCACGTCGCCGGTATCAAGGCGCCACTCGCCGGACCGCACGCTTTCCATGTGTTGCTCGAAAGCGAGGGCAGCGATCCGGCCCGCCATGCCGAGGATGTCGAGGCCTTGCTGGCCTCGCTGATGGAAGACGGCGTGATCGACGATGCGGTGCTGGCAGCGTCCACCTCGGATGCCGCCGCGCTGTGGCAAGTGCGCGATGCCACCGCCGAATTCCCCGTGCTGATGCCCGGGCTGATCGGCTTCGACATCAGCTTCGCGATCGCGGACCTGGAGTCGGTCGCGACCGAATGCGCGGCTGTTCTGGAAGCGCGTTGGCCCGGTATCACCACCTTGTTCTACGGCCATCTCGGCGATGGCAATCTGCACCTGATCGCGCATCATCCGGCACCGCCGCCAGGCTTGGAAGAGGCGGTCGATGCCGCCGTCTACGATGTCACGCGCCGCTGGCGCGGTGCCGTGTCCGCCGAGCATGGCATCGGCGGCAAGAAGCGCGCTTACTTGACGCACACCCGGGATGCCGGCGCGATGGCCGCGATGCGGGCCATCAAGCGGGCACTCGACCCACACAATATTCTGAACCCGGGCAAGGTGTTCGACCTGCCGCCGGATGCCCCGTCCGCGGCGACACGAGGAGCCGTTTCATGTTGA